Proteins co-encoded in one Xiphophorus couchianus chromosome 16, X_couchianus-1.0, whole genome shotgun sequence genomic window:
- the tmem11 gene encoding transmembrane protein 11, mitochondrial isoform X1, with protein MASLGRRRGVPVSRERAVMADSNCYIVHEIYNGESAQDQFEYELEQALEAQCKYIVIEPTRMGDETARWITVGNCLHKTAVLSGTVCLLTPLSLPIEYSRYVALPAGALSVACAALYGISWQFDPCCKYQVEYDSQKLSRLPLHTLTSSTPVVLVRRDDVHRKRLHNTIALAALAYCVKKIYELYAI; from the coding sequence GGCAGTGATGGCCGACTCGAACTGCTACATCGTGCACGAGATCTACAATGGAGAGAGTGCACAGGACCAGTTTGAGTATGAGCTGGAGCAGGCGCTGGAGGCCCAGTGCAAATACATCGTCATCGAGCCCACGCGGATGGGCGACGAGACGGCCCGTTGGATCACGGTGGGGAACTGCCTGCACAAGACGGCTGTACTGTCGGGCACGGTGTGCCTCCTGACGCCGCTCTCGCTGCCCATCGAGTACTCGCGCTACGTGGCGCTGCCCGCCGGTGCCCTCAGCGTGGCCTGTGCCGCGCTCTACGGCATCTCATGGCAGTTCGACCCCTGCTGCAAGTACCAGGTGGAATACGACAGCCAAAAACTCTCACGGCTGCCCCTGCATACGCTGACCTCGTCGACTCCCGTGGTTTTGGTACGCAGGGATGACGTCCACAGAAAGAGACTCCATAACACGATAGCGCTGGCTGCTCTGGCGTACTGCGTCAAGAAGATCTATGAACTCTATGCGATATGA
- the tmem11 gene encoding transmembrane protein 11, mitochondrial isoform X2, with product MADSNCYIVHEIYNGESAQDQFEYELEQALEAQCKYIVIEPTRMGDETARWITVGNCLHKTAVLSGTVCLLTPLSLPIEYSRYVALPAGALSVACAALYGISWQFDPCCKYQVEYDSQKLSRLPLHTLTSSTPVVLVRRDDVHRKRLHNTIALAALAYCVKKIYELYAI from the coding sequence ATGGCCGACTCGAACTGCTACATCGTGCACGAGATCTACAATGGAGAGAGTGCACAGGACCAGTTTGAGTATGAGCTGGAGCAGGCGCTGGAGGCCCAGTGCAAATACATCGTCATCGAGCCCACGCGGATGGGCGACGAGACGGCCCGTTGGATCACGGTGGGGAACTGCCTGCACAAGACGGCTGTACTGTCGGGCACGGTGTGCCTCCTGACGCCGCTCTCGCTGCCCATCGAGTACTCGCGCTACGTGGCGCTGCCCGCCGGTGCCCTCAGCGTGGCCTGTGCCGCGCTCTACGGCATCTCATGGCAGTTCGACCCCTGCTGCAAGTACCAGGTGGAATACGACAGCCAAAAACTCTCACGGCTGCCCCTGCATACGCTGACCTCGTCGACTCCCGTGGTTTTGGTACGCAGGGATGACGTCCACAGAAAGAGACTCCATAACACGATAGCGCTGGCTGCTCTGGCGTACTGCGTCAAGAAGATCTATGAACTCTATGCGATATGA
- the dhrs7b gene encoding dehydrogenase/reductase SDR family member 7B, translating to MGGAVLPLVIASVGVLLLFQMLLRLRRGASVQGAVVVITGASSGLGRECARVFHTAGARLVLCGRDAARLQEVVQELRGNSADGQRQTFAPSTVVFDLAKADSVGKAAKEILKCYGHVDVLINNAGISYRGNILDTHMSVQRDVMETNYFGPISLTQALLPSMVQRCSGHIVVISSVQGKIGIPYRSAYAASKHATQAYFDCLRAEMGHLGIPVTVISPGYIRTNLSVNAVTGDGSMYGVVDKTTASGWDPRDVAHAVLKAVRLKSKDVVLAGPLPTVAIYLRTLWPTLFFKLMGSRARKEQKHKDE from the exons ATGGGAGGAGCAGTGCTTCCTCTGGTTATAGCAAGTGTGGGAGTGTTGCTGCTGTTCCAGATGCTTCTCCGCCTCAGACGGGGAGCATCCGTCCAGGGTGCGGTCGTGGTCATCACAGGAGCCAGTTCTGGGCTTGGAAGAG AGTGCGCACGAGTCTTCCACACTGCAGGCGCTCGGCTTGTGCTGTGTGGAAGAGACGCAGCTCGCCTGCAAGAGGTGGTGCAGGAGCTTAGGGGAAACTCAGCAGACGGTCAGCGCCAG ACTTTCGCTCCCAGCACTGTTGTCTTCGACCTGGCCAAAGCAGACTCTGTGGGAAAAGCTGCCAAGGAGATCCTAAAATGTTATGGACATGTAGACGTCCTCATTAATAATGCAGGAATCAGTTACCGTGGCAACATACTGGACACCCACATGTCTGTTCAAAGAGATGTTATGGAAACCAATTACTTTGGTCCCATTTCTCTCACTCAAG CTCTCCTGCCCTCCATGGTTCAGAGGTGCAGCGGCCACATCGTTGTCATCAGCAGCGTCCAGGGAAAGATAGGCATTCCTTACAGATCTGCTT ATGCAGCATCTAAGCATGCCACTCAGGCCTACTTTGACTGCCTGCGGGCAGAGATGGGACACCTGGGTATCCCAGTAACGGTGATCAGCCCCGGGTACATCAGAACCAACCTGTCGGTCAACGCTGTAACTGGAGATGGATCCATGTATGGAG TTGTGGATAAAACCACGGCGTCGGGTTGGGACCCCAGAGATGTGGCACACGCGGTTCTGAAGGCCGTCCGTCTGAAGAGCAAAGACGTGGTTTTGGCCGGACCCCTGCCCACCGTGGCCATCTATCTCCGTACACTGTGGCCCACGCTCTTCTTCAAACTCATGGGGTCGCGGGCTCGCaaagagcagaaacacaaagacgaGTGA